One part of the Plasmodium yoelii strain 17X genome assembly, chromosome: 13 genome encodes these proteins:
- a CDS encoding spindle assembly abnormal protein 4, putative, which produces MENDNADSDDYYEICNENWTHDTFGELEYTQSLEKNIIKQFNKKESKQNVFFCSDKPQINKPEDNKLNQNDMNESGEIHELKKNINSKNLELNNNIYENDKNDEEICMLKDIYEELEKGNKDNNKSHMTTSQAENDDEFIERDSCFYDDGSPKKHNENFIKKIKLLNSNNESDNMDSHSNIFNMNDSDLYPWSNLAKSGDYNYENYDNEDNKLNTTNSKDSIFENNKEEVELYQKRKSVNLLGKYKLNKIKLNDQENDKENDKENDQEYDQENDQENDIVNILNDNLKEKIMFYSSINEPNKKLIRKDSDYNYINESINKDINYNINNISNKCSNNASRVNYDTSFYENFSSYNKRNISLNESDMFVKRDQTNSVYDNSLSSSIRMFSNDEMTSTRKDNIKIYEKNNVNNFEHQLDSSNNKISYNSEKIDTVLDSQDKIDNEYTKSVDNKKYNNSEKNSCKSSDDNDSTCIHVDLNDEESWNETNNEDKKKNVKKGEKVKETPKKKNIIPKKGVVTILKDKIIKPNKTKINENSSNKKKEKNQPVILEEYKNDTILKDLNAELCNQIKKLENEQDKVKKLEYQLIAKSAEIELEREEMRNKMEDEKKKMIKTIDEEKKKWLKEKKRIENEVEKQRNIIMNKRKLKNDVAILKNKIKELEEKIETDKKQHKFIVDNLKKKIEHLSIENDKLKMELKLSDEYRTKMEKYQQNTIMKLATTVAKEKDKNLTDRNNKENDINEKNMLYSGNDYIQKDLCSSDLENNRKKEKNREKGNVSKIKDSEHKKNRKENDIRKVLNYLDQINDSDKTDSSENSNEFKKIIKDQNKKIIQNELDIMYEYTSSDSGNYKKCSNIEDGYHDIKLTKKKLLNNDREEKGGKQKNKQKITLDKLFLHEENKTKQNLDSLKKEEYINKNLQKMKCLINKNKDKLINDKRQIQEDEMSLAASEYYKNFKDRFFESCNDEKNDNNYTFLKDQEIQKKSMLYNKPSQLKTENTPKSSIPILNDNSDTTNLSTCNKYVNNMNKINRGNKSSDNAINSFQSSNEMKIEKNINKGEYTNDSNVHSSDTSVYLPNNIYPKHLGNESMSSSSNMNKDISKLNNDNDIFFDNNLKYENDSKNKTPNNSDHNLNPFGKHWDFIINFNFDELFNICEHVIESIFSSSKKIKYRQAFVDGKVETLFEDGLKIIEKNKNKKIIDPTNIVIYLYPSKDYRATFPNSYTLFRFVNKGIYQVNIPGKCQLNKFPNGQIDCKYNDGHMQILFCDGRKKEILPNKEEYAILRNGVIKRLN; this is translated from the exons ATGGAAAATGATAACGCTGATTCAGATGACTATTATGAGATTTGCAACGAAAATTGGACACACGATACATTTGGGGAGCTAGAATACACTCAGagtttagaaaaaaatataataaaacaatttaataaaaaagagtCAAAACAAAAcgtatttttttgttctgATAAAccacaaataaataaacctGAAGATaacaaattaaatcaaaatgaCATGAACGAATCTGGTGAAATTcacgaattaaaaaaaaatattaattcaaaaaacttggaattaaataataatatttatgaaaatgACAAAAATGACGAAGAAATTTGTATGCTTAAAGATATTTATGAGGAGCTcgaaaaaggaaataaagaCAATAATAAAAGTCATATGACAACTAGCCAAGCtgaaaatgatgatgaaTTCATTGAAAGAGATAGCTGTTTCTATGATGATGGATCCCCTAAAAAacataatgaaaattttatcaaaaaaataaaattacttAATAGTAATAACGAATCAGATAATATGGATTCACATTcaaacatatttaatatgaaCGATTCAGATTTATATCCGTGGAGCAATTTAGCTAAGAGCGGAGATTATAATTACGAAAATTATGACAATGAAGacaataaattaaatacaacCAATTCAAAAGATAgcatatttgaaaataataaagaagaagTGGAATTATATCAAAAAAGAAAGAGCGTAAATTTGTtgggaaaatataaattaaacaaaatCAAATTAAACGACCAAGAAAACGATAAAGAAAACGATAAAGAAAACGATCAAGAATATGATCAAGAAAATGATCAAGAAAATGACATTGTAAACATAttaaatgataatttaaaagaaaaaattatgttttattccAGTATTAATGAACCTAATAAAAAACTTATTAGGAAGGATTCAGATTATAATTACATTAATGAAagtataaataaagatataaattataatataaataatatttcaaataaatGCAGTAATAATGCATCTAGAGTTAATTATGATACCagtttttatgaaaatttttcaagttataataaaagaaatataagCTTGAACGAAAGTGATATGTTTGTGAAAAGGGATCAAACTAATAGTGTCTATGATAATTCACTTAGTAGTAGCATAAGAATGTTTAGCAACGATGAAATGACTAGTACGAGGAAAgataacataaaaatttatgaaaaaaataatgtaaataattttgaacATCAATTAGATTCATCAAATAACAAGATTAGTTATAATTCCGAAAAGATAGATACCGTTTTAGATTCACAAGATAAAATTGATAATGAATACACCAAATCGgtagataataaaaaatataataattctgAAAAAAATTCATGTAAAAGTAGTGATGACAACGATAGTACATGTATCCACGTTGACTTAAATGATGAAGAATCGTGGAATGAAACTAATaatgaagataaaaaaaaaaatgtaaaaaaggGTGAAAAAGTAAAAGAAacaccaaaaaaaaaaaatataattccaAAAAAGGGAGTAGTTACAATATTAAAAGACAAAATTATCAAAccaaataaaacaaaaattaatgaaaatagttctaataaaaaaaaggaaaaaaatcaACCTGTTATTTTagaagaatataaaaatgatacaaTATTAAAAGATCTAAATGCTGAATTATGtaatcaaattaaaaaacttGAAAATGAACAAGACAAAGTAAAAAAGTTAGAATATCAATTAATTGCAAAAAGTGCTGAAATAGAATTAGAGAGAGAAGAAATGCGAAACAAAATggaagatgaaaaaaaaaaaatgatcaaAACTAtagatgaagaaaaaaaaaaatggcttaaggaaaaaaaaaggataGAAAACGAAGTAGAAAAACAACGtaacattataatgaataaaagaaaattaaaaaatgatgtagctattcttaaaaataaaattaaagaattAGAAGAAAAAATCGAAACAGATAAAAAACAACATAAATTTATTGTAGACAatttgaaaaagaaaatagaaCACTTATCtattgaaaatgataaattaaaaatggaGTTAAAATTATCAGATGAATATAGAACTAAGATGGAGAAATATCAGCAGAATACCATAATGAAGCTAGCCACAACAGTTGCAAaggaaaaagataaaaatctCACAGatagaaataataaagaaaacgatataaatgaaaaaaacatgTTATACTCCGGAAATGATTATATTCAAAAAGATCTATGTTCTAGtgatttagaaaataatagaaagaaagaaaaaaacaggGAAAAAGGTAATGTGtctaaaataaaagatagcgaacataaaaaaaacagaaaagAAAATGACATTAGAAAAGTGTTAAACTATTTAGACCAAATTAATGATAGTGACAAAACAGATAGCTCTGAAAACTCTAacgaatttaaaaaaataataaaagatcaaaataaaaaaatcatacaAAATGAGTTAGACATAATGTATGAATATACTAGTAGTGATTCTGGTAATTATAAAAAGTGTTCAAACATAGAAGATGGATATCACGATATAAAattgacaaaaaaaaaactattgAATAATGATAGAGAGGAAAAGGGaggaaaacaaaaaaataaacaaaaaattacattGGATAAACTATTTCTTCATgaggaaaataaaacaaaacaaaatttaGATTCTCTAAAAAAGgaagaatatataaataaaaatttacaaaaaatgaaatgcttaattaataaaaataaagataaattaataaatgataagAGACAAATTCAAGAAGATGAAATGAGTCTTGCTGCTAGTgagtattataaaaattttaaagacCGTTTTTTTGAAAGTtgtaatgatgaaaaaaatgataataattatacttttttaaaggATCaagaaatacaaaaaaaatcaatgCTTTATAATAAACCCTCACAACTAAAAACAGAAAATACCCCCAAATCATCTATCCCCattttaaatgataattCTGATACCACAAATTTAAGCACATGTAATAAGTATGTAAacaatatgaataaaatCAACAGAGGAAATAAATCATCAGATAATGCAATAAATTCTTTTCAAAGTTCAAATGAGATGAAAAtagagaaaaatataaataaaggtGAATATACAAATGATTCAAATGTGCATAGTAGTGACACTAGTGTCTATTTAccgaataatatatatccaaaGCATCTAGGAAATGAAAGTATGAGTTCAAGCAGTAATATGAATAAAGATATAAGTAAACtcaataatgataatgatattttttttgataataatttaaaatatgaaaatgattctaaaaataaaaccccTAATAACAGTGATCATAACTTAAACCCTTTTGGTAAACACTGggattttataataaattttaactTTGATGAATTGTTTAATATTTGTGAACATGTTATTGAATCTATCTTTTCATcgtcaaaaaaaataaaatatagacaaGCTTTTGTTGATGGGAAAGTGGAAACATTATTTGAGGATGGCttaaaaattattgaaaaaaacaaaaataaaaaaatcatagACCCTACTAATATAGTCATTTATCTTTATCCGAGTAAAGATTATCGAGCCACCTTCCCTAATTCGTATACG CTATTTCGATTTGTTAATAAAGGAATATATCAAGTGAACATACCTGGCAAATGCCAATTaaataa ATTTCCTAATGGACAAATAGATTGTAAATACAATGATGGTCACATgcaaatattattttgtgatGGACGGAAAAAGGAAATTTTACCCAACAAAGAGGAATATGCCATACTACGCAATG